One Trichoderma asperellum chromosome 5, complete sequence genomic region harbors:
- a CDS encoding uncharacterized protein (EggNog:ENOG41~TransMembrane:1 (o67-85i)) — MSARSSTALFRTALRPTFASRSLVAPFSTTVSARATTYGHKDDLGGPGGQQQPPRNPGGPEALKRNWLAIGGAALAVLIGYNFFAKDPEEARRQRDKTLGEMSGRTKTEMGGFRHD, encoded by the exons ATGTCTGCAAGATCGTCCACCGCCCTCTTCCGCACCGCCCTCCGCCCAACCTTtgcctctcgctctctcgTTGCCCCTTTCAGCACCACCGTTTCGGCCCGGGCCACCACGTACGGCCACAAGGACGACCTCGGCGGTCCCGGCGGacaacagcagccgccgcggAATCCGGGCGGCCCCGAAGCTCTTAAGCGTAACTG GTTGGCCATTGGCGGTGCTGCTCTCGCCGTCCTTATTGGCTACAACTTCTTCGCCAAAGACCCCGAGGAGGCGAGGAGGCAGCGTGACAAGACTCTTGGCGAGATGAGTGGGAGGACAAAGACGGAGATGGGAGGCTTTCGACATGACTGA